In one Candidatus Leptovillus gracilis genomic region, the following are encoded:
- a CDS encoding ATP-binding protein, which produces MDVDNYLGKLIGNTGRPDKLVVALRDSYSARRGEFVRVRHQERRSEATTDVLGRIVEISRSNIMFTEAMGEGISEVELLPTTRVSGETVYGRIELVGYREPTTGEIRIPRRPLDPGAKVYGVDYAFLTQFYNFSEDTSIHLGNLVGYEKGDTIVPIYLDANTLATEHLAVLAMTGSGKSYTVGRIIERLVAQLNGSVVVFDPHGEYGRALLGGQLNFNSAVDQIEDEQDRAKLLEIQAQLRLLQGQGAGIIPYTPQEASFNIKYAGTNRQLALQFDQFEMDDLTGILPGLTEPQQRVLDVAIRYWKETTDEPRDIQHLLRLLTDDLDVLREWGELSEAESRALRGVSAAVAAIRLRRVINEARSFYTTAVGQPTDVHEMVGDPDDRHGRLIIVDLQGLSDSARQIVVALLSSEILRAASHKSHPIRPVFVVYEEGHNFAPAGEVSISKNIIKRIAAEGRKFGVGFAIVSQRPSKLDADVTSQCNTIVAMRIKNPDDQRFIQRTSDYFSAADLAELPSLSTGEALVTGRAIVAPLIVKVGSKALAHGGVSPNVVAKWGRLEK; this is translated from the coding sequence ATGGACGTAGACAATTACTTGGGTAAGTTAATCGGCAACACTGGCCGACCAGATAAGTTGGTGGTGGCTCTGCGGGACAGTTACAGCGCCCGCCGTGGCGAATTTGTGCGCGTGCGTCATCAAGAAAGACGGAGTGAAGCGACAACCGACGTGTTGGGCCGCATTGTGGAGATTTCGCGCAGTAACATCATGTTTACCGAAGCGATGGGTGAGGGTATCAGCGAGGTGGAGTTGCTGCCCACAACACGGGTTTCGGGCGAAACTGTCTATGGCCGTATTGAGTTAGTGGGTTATAGAGAACCAACTACAGGCGAGATTCGTATACCACGCCGCCCACTCGACCCAGGGGCCAAAGTGTACGGAGTGGATTACGCATTTCTGACGCAGTTTTATAATTTTTCTGAAGACACCAGCATCCACCTGGGGAACCTGGTCGGCTATGAGAAAGGCGACACAATCGTTCCCATTTATCTAGACGCCAACACCCTGGCGACAGAACACCTGGCAGTTCTGGCGATGACCGGTTCCGGCAAGTCCTACACTGTCGGGCGAATTATTGAACGGTTAGTAGCACAGTTGAACGGCTCCGTCGTAGTATTTGATCCGCATGGCGAATACGGCCGTGCTTTGTTAGGCGGACAGCTAAACTTCAACTCGGCGGTTGATCAGATAGAAGATGAGCAAGACCGGGCTAAACTGCTGGAAATACAGGCGCAGTTGCGCCTTTTGCAGGGACAAGGGGCCGGTATCATACCCTACACTCCCCAAGAGGCGTCATTTAACATCAAATATGCGGGCACCAATCGGCAATTAGCGCTTCAGTTTGATCAATTTGAAATGGATGATTTGACCGGCATCCTGCCCGGTCTGACCGAACCGCAGCAGCGCGTCTTAGACGTGGCGATCCGTTACTGGAAAGAGACGACGGATGAACCGCGCGACATTCAACATCTCTTGCGACTATTGACCGATGATCTGGATGTTTTGCGGGAATGGGGCGAGTTATCGGAAGCAGAGTCGCGGGCTTTACGCGGCGTGAGCGCGGCTGTGGCCGCGATTCGTCTGCGCCGGGTCATCAATGAGGCGCGTAGTTTTTACACAACGGCCGTTGGACAACCCACCGACGTTCACGAAATGGTTGGTGACCCGGATGACCGGCACGGCCGTTTAATCATTGTTGATTTACAGGGTTTGTCAGACAGCGCCCGGCAGATTGTGGTAGCGCTGCTCTCCAGCGAGATTTTGCGGGCAGCCTCCCACAAATCACATCCTATTCGCCCCGTTTTTGTGGTATACGAAGAGGGGCATAACTTCGCCCCGGCCGGCGAAGTGTCTATTTCTAAAAACATTATCAAACGAATTGCCGCCGAAGGGCGAAAATTCGGCGTCGGGTTCGCTATTGTCAGCCAGCGTCCCAGCAAACTGGACGCTGACGTAACCAGCCAATGCAATACGATTGTGGCCATGCGAATCAAAAACCCAGATGACCAGCGTTTTATCCAACGCACATCCGATTATTTTTCGGCCGCCGATTTGGCCGAACTACCTTCTCTGTCTACTGGTGAAGCGTTAGTAACCGGGCGGGCTATTGTCGCGCCGTTAATTGTGAAGGTTGGCAGCAAGGCGCTGGCGCATGGTGGCGTGTCGCCAAATGTGGTCGCCAAATGGGGTCGCCTGGAAAAGTAA